Proteins found in one Pseudomonas sp. P8_241 genomic segment:
- a CDS encoding Ig-like domain-containing protein translates to MKNIPEYPSFGFLRRPSITAALLLNINLGSAHAVPLDDVSQPPPTDPSYYSNPPADPAAAAAALEALKTMPEANQGAIALPNGVYGTRTTPTAENVLPPALQTSFKIPTNGKPSPLFGAQPYTQQLLLFEEFGTEKLDPTLPAPPLTFPVPTAGPAPVQDPDSIARSGPSSSALEAFMRQPGLYPFPSQYSNVLDRNPWKAQIEAFLNRHPVGSPAEGRPPGKGWSHQRWNEFYPQVAFKTVQAGAKLNGGMRDRRQLHNYAVGEFGPGGLYYQTSDIPTTTGTTKGIDTRFHPSMPIQNHKALWTFDGTFPAKLLMVRYGQPVLMRHYNALPIDPAANMGFGLHTISTHEHNGHNPAESDGYTNAYFFPGQYYDYRWPMQLAGYDTINTDAHDPRAAFPCAPGETLFVNDASPGLKTCDNGTIKIRGDWRETMSTHWFHDHMLDFTAQNVYKGNAVMMNYYSALDRGNEAIEDGVNLRLPSGSALPWGNRDYDVNLLVADKAWDANGQLWFNPFNTDGFLGDQILVNWQYQPRLKVRARSYRFRILNGSVSRYFRIALVREIAGTGGEFPGPAGSGVSYARVPFHMVGNDGNLMEHAVPFDGSMDLDGDGDKQDHNAILPTQGIAERFDIIVNFAKNGIKVGDKLYFVNLMEHQTGKGPEDDPLSLADVLSEQYKAVIKQGSKGPEWDKGDPVVGKFMQMIVQPYSGTDVSMNPADYEPAKPGKAAGKTMIPLTLNRDDPVVQAKLKQARHREFIFGRSDGTDEAPWTIKTDGGFGYSMDPRRIDAAPQLANGPTDGGYSGDGTLEVWKIVNGGNGWNHPVHVHFEEGIILSRDGKAPPEWEKGARKDVYRIGEGIDSSVDVEMAIHFREFAGTYMEHCHNTQHEDNSMLLRWDIENPGQFQLMPTPLPGWDGVTYVNSAALPTFRSGEGPGNDDDDVTNKKPIALNDSATSSNGQPVTINVLANDSDPDGNVPLKVVGLAQPDSGQGMVSTDGVRVVYTPPATIAAAFTASFTYQASDTKDALSDPATVSVSVTAAPTVNEDLVISSAAVTSRSNSRYTWDLTGTTSRGTGNTITVKVSTTAGLLNLGTATLTPIGTGARWRVSVTTTGAGPSPNPTATVTSSLGKTVTAPIAAH, encoded by the coding sequence ATGAAAAACATACCCGAGTACCCATCGTTCGGCTTTCTCCGGAGGCCGAGCATCACCGCCGCGCTACTGCTCAATATCAACCTTGGCAGCGCCCATGCTGTACCACTGGACGATGTCAGCCAACCGCCCCCGACAGACCCCTCGTATTACTCAAATCCGCCCGCGGATCCCGCGGCCGCCGCCGCCGCGCTGGAAGCCCTGAAAACCATGCCGGAAGCCAACCAGGGTGCAATTGCCCTGCCCAATGGCGTCTATGGCACCCGCACCACGCCAACAGCCGAAAACGTACTGCCGCCGGCCCTGCAGACCTCATTCAAAATCCCCACTAACGGCAAGCCCAGCCCCTTGTTCGGGGCCCAGCCGTACACCCAGCAATTGCTGTTGTTCGAAGAATTCGGCACGGAAAAACTCGACCCTACCCTGCCCGCGCCACCGCTGACGTTCCCTGTGCCCACCGCCGGCCCGGCGCCGGTGCAAGACCCGGACAGCATCGCCCGCAGCGGCCCGTCGAGTTCGGCACTGGAAGCCTTCATGCGCCAGCCGGGGCTGTACCCGTTTCCGTCGCAGTACTCCAACGTGCTGGACCGCAACCCGTGGAAAGCGCAGATCGAAGCCTTCCTCAACCGCCACCCGGTCGGCTCGCCCGCCGAAGGTCGTCCGCCAGGAAAGGGTTGGTCGCACCAGCGCTGGAACGAGTTCTACCCTCAGGTCGCGTTTAAAACCGTGCAAGCGGGCGCCAAACTCAATGGCGGCATGCGCGACCGCAGGCAGCTGCACAACTACGCCGTCGGTGAGTTCGGGCCTGGCGGTCTCTACTACCAGACCTCGGACATTCCAACCACAACAGGCACGACCAAAGGCATCGACACGCGCTTTCACCCCAGCATGCCGATCCAGAACCACAAGGCACTCTGGACCTTTGACGGCACCTTTCCGGCAAAACTGCTGATGGTGCGATACGGTCAGCCTGTATTGATGCGTCACTACAACGCCCTGCCGATCGACCCTGCGGCCAACATGGGGTTCGGCCTGCACACCATCAGTACTCACGAACACAACGGTCACAACCCGGCAGAAAGCGACGGCTACACCAACGCGTATTTCTTTCCGGGGCAGTACTACGACTATCGCTGGCCGATGCAACTGGCCGGCTATGACACCATCAACACCGACGCCCATGACCCGCGCGCGGCGTTCCCCTGCGCCCCGGGTGAAACCCTGTTCGTCAATGACGCCAGCCCGGGCCTGAAAACCTGCGACAACGGCACCATCAAGATCCGCGGCGACTGGCGCGAAACCATGAGCACCCACTGGTTCCACGACCACATGCTCGATTTCACCGCACAAAACGTCTACAAGGGCAACGCGGTGATGATGAACTACTACAGCGCCCTGGATCGCGGTAACGAAGCGATCGAAGACGGCGTCAACCTGCGCCTGCCCAGCGGTTCGGCGTTGCCTTGGGGTAACCGCGACTACGACGTCAACCTGCTGGTGGCCGACAAGGCCTGGGACGCCAATGGTCAACTGTGGTTCAACCCGTTCAACACCGACGGCTTTCTTGGCGATCAGATCCTGGTCAACTGGCAGTACCAGCCGCGCTTGAAAGTGCGGGCGCGCAGCTATCGTTTCCGTATCCTCAACGGCTCGGTGTCACGCTACTTCAGGATTGCGCTGGTGCGTGAAATTGCCGGTACCGGTGGCGAGTTCCCAGGGCCGGCAGGTTCCGGCGTGTCCTATGCCCGCGTGCCCTTCCACATGGTCGGCAACGACGGCAACCTCATGGAACACGCCGTGCCCTTCGACGGCAGCATGGACCTGGATGGCGACGGCGATAAACAGGACCACAACGCGATCCTGCCTACCCAGGGCATCGCCGAGCGGTTCGATATCATCGTCAACTTCGCGAAAAACGGGATCAAGGTCGGCGACAAGCTGTACTTCGTCAACTTGATGGAACACCAGACCGGCAAGGGTCCGGAGGACGATCCACTGAGCCTGGCCGACGTGTTGTCCGAACAGTACAAAGCGGTGATCAAACAGGGCAGCAAAGGCCCTGAATGGGACAAAGGCGACCCTGTGGTGGGCAAATTCATGCAGATGATCGTCCAGCCTTATTCCGGCACGGATGTCAGCATGAACCCCGCCGACTATGAACCTGCCAAACCGGGTAAAGCGGCCGGCAAAACCATGATCCCGCTGACCCTCAATCGTGACGATCCGGTGGTGCAAGCCAAGCTGAAACAGGCCCGCCATCGCGAGTTCATCTTCGGCCGCTCCGACGGGACCGACGAAGCTCCGTGGACCATCAAGACGGACGGTGGTTTCGGATACTCCATGGACCCTCGCCGGATCGACGCGGCGCCGCAACTGGCCAACGGCCCGACCGATGGCGGCTACAGCGGCGACGGCACGCTGGAAGTATGGAAAATCGTGAACGGTGGCAACGGCTGGAACCACCCGGTGCATGTGCACTTTGAAGAAGGGATCATCCTCAGCCGCGACGGCAAGGCGCCGCCGGAATGGGAAAAAGGCGCGCGCAAAGACGTCTATCGCATCGGCGAAGGCATCGACAGTTCGGTGGATGTGGAGATGGCGATTCACTTCCGCGAATTCGCCGGGACCTACATGGAGCACTGCCACAATACCCAGCACGAAGACAACTCGATGCTACTGCGTTGGGATATCGAGAACCCGGGTCAGTTCCAGTTGATGCCAACGCCCCTGCCTGGCTGGGACGGTGTCACCTACGTCAACTCCGCTGCCCTGCCAACCTTCCGCAGTGGCGAAGGCCCTGGCAATGACGACGATGACGTGACCAACAAAAAACCCATCGCCCTCAACGACAGTGCCACCAGCAGCAACGGCCAACCGGTGACCATCAACGTCCTGGCCAACGACAGTGATCCGGACGGCAACGTACCGCTCAAAGTCGTGGGCCTGGCGCAACCGGACTCCGGCCAGGGCATGGTCAGCACCGATGGCGTGCGAGTGGTCTACACACCGCCGGCCACGATCGCCGCAGCGTTCACCGCGTCCTTCACCTATCAGGCCAGCGACACCAAGGATGCGCTCTCGGATCCGGCGACGGTCTCGGTGTCGGTCACCGCTGCGCCGACGGTCAACGAAGACCTGGTGATCAGTAGCGCCGCGGTCACCTCCCGCAGTAACAGTCGCTACACCTGGGATCTGACGGGCACCACCTCGCGCGGCACAGGCAACACCATCACGGTGAAAGTCTCGACCACTGCCGGGTTACTCAACCTTGGCACGGCGACCCTCACGCCAATCGGCACCGGCGCTCGCTGGCGGGTGTCGGTCACGACCACCGGCGCCGGCCCGTCGCCGAACCCGACCGCGACCGTCACCTCGTCGCTCGGCAAGACCGTCACGGCACCGATAGCGGCGCACTAA
- a CDS encoding FecR domain-containing protein, translated as MASSKSLDYATLEAAARWYVDLRDDVPDEEVREAHRRWLERDPRHMQAWERLGRLQDKLGQVCPGVARPTLASARAKRRDVLKVLSLLLVASGAGTLAWNTTPLPTLMADQRTGTGERRRVRLDDGTNLQLNTATAVDVRYSASLREVRLLAGEIQIETARDTHARPFIVHTAEGSIRALGTRFIVRSEAGRTQVSVQEHAVEVRSAELPNCAVRVDAGQQVSLREDRIDSLLPANPQADAWTRDMLVANDWRLADFITELQRYRPGHLGCDPAVGALRISGAFHLGDTDTVLDNLTSTLPVRIRRFSRYWTTVEAV; from the coding sequence GTGGCGAGTTCAAAGTCGCTGGATTACGCCACGCTGGAAGCGGCGGCGCGCTGGTATGTCGACCTGCGCGACGACGTGCCGGATGAGGAGGTTCGTGAGGCGCATCGTCGCTGGCTGGAGCGTGATCCGCGGCATATGCAGGCCTGGGAACGCCTCGGGCGCTTGCAGGACAAGCTCGGCCAGGTTTGCCCCGGTGTCGCACGGCCAACCCTCGCCAGCGCCCGGGCCAAGCGCCGGGATGTGCTCAAGGTGTTGTCGCTTTTGCTGGTGGCGAGCGGGGCGGGCACGCTGGCCTGGAACACGACTCCACTGCCAACGTTGATGGCGGACCAGCGCACCGGCACCGGGGAACGCCGCCGCGTACGTCTGGACGACGGCACGAACTTGCAACTCAACACCGCCACGGCAGTGGACGTGCGCTACAGCGCCAGCCTGCGCGAGGTGCGTTTACTGGCAGGGGAAATTCAGATAGAAACGGCCCGCGACACTCACGCCCGGCCATTCATTGTTCACACCGCCGAAGGCAGTATCCGTGCGTTGGGCACCCGGTTCATCGTGCGCAGTGAAGCGGGGCGTACGCAGGTCAGTGTTCAGGAGCATGCGGTGGAGGTGCGCAGCGCCGAACTGCCGAATTGCGCCGTGCGGGTCGATGCCGGGCAGCAAGTGAGTTTGCGTGAAGACCGCATCGACTCTTTACTGCCTGCAAATCCACAGGCCGATGCCTGGACCCGCGACATGCTGGTCGCCAACGATTGGCGTCTGGCGGATTTCATTACCGAGTTGCAGCGCTACCGTCCCGGACACTTGGGCTGTGATCCGGCTGTGGGTGCGCTGCGAATTTCCGGGGCGTTTCATCTCGGCGACACCGACACGGTGCTGGACAACCTGACGTCCACTCTGCCTGTGCGTATCCGTCGTTTCAGCCGTTACTGGACCACGGTGGAAGCGGTTTGA
- a CDS encoding sigma-70 family RNA polymerase sigma factor, which produces MSSADLSLQHAVHTLYEDHHSWLCGWLRKRLGCVEHAADLAQDTFIRVLTQRKTLELREPRAYLSTIACSLMIDMFRRRALEQAWLETLAAIPEPVAVSPETRELVIETLMEIDRLLDGLGERTREIFLLAQLDGLSYVEIGRRMNVSVTTVKKHAVRALTHCLLLIED; this is translated from the coding sequence ATGTCCTCCGCTGATCTCTCCCTGCAACACGCCGTGCATACGCTTTACGAGGACCATCACAGTTGGCTCTGCGGCTGGCTGCGCAAACGTCTTGGCTGTGTCGAGCATGCGGCGGACCTGGCCCAGGACACCTTCATCCGCGTGCTGACCCAGCGTAAAACCCTCGAACTGCGCGAACCGCGGGCCTACCTGAGCACCATTGCCTGCAGCCTGATGATCGACATGTTTCGCCGCCGGGCGCTGGAGCAGGCGTGGCTGGAAACCCTGGCGGCCATTCCCGAACCGGTTGCGGTGTCGCCGGAAACCCGTGAGCTGGTGATCGAAACCCTGATGGAAATCGACCGTCTGCTCGATGGCCTCGGTGAGCGTACCCGGGAGATTTTCCTTTTGGCGCAGCTCGATGGGTTGAGCTACGTCGAGATCGGCCGGCGCATGAACGTCTCGGTCACCACCGTGAAGAAGCACGCGGTGCGCGCCCTGACGCACTGCCTGTTGTTGATCGAGGACTGA